The DNA segment CAGAAGCGGGAGTTACCGTTCTGGACGGGGGAGATCACTGTGGTTTTGAGGCCGTGGATCTGGGCCGACTGGGGGGAGGAGATGTGACTGGAGATCACGGTCGTGTTGGCTTTGTCTGGAAGGTGGGACGATCCCACCGTCTCCCTTAGGACCTCAGGCACAGGTGACAAAGTCAGAGAGGGAGGCGCTGGGGGGGACATGGGCAGAGGGGAGCCAGCTGAAGGTGAAGTACCCCCAGGTGAAGGAGTGCTGTTTACCAGCGGGGAAACAGGAGAATTGGTTGCGCTCCTGGCCTGCCCGTTGATGCTGTCTCTGTGAACCCGGGACACCAGTCTGGACTGGCTGTTGGGGGTTGTGGAAATGGTTGCAGCAGCTCCGTCTCTGGGACTAAGGCTGGGGCTGCGGCTGACTGCGCTGCCTGGCTGCGGCAGGGCCTCCTGCGGTGGCTGAATGGTCGCAACAAGGCTGTGGGTCGTCCTGAAGTGTTCCATCAGGTCACCAGCGATGGGTCTGTTGGGGCAGTATGGGCAGACCACCTGAGGAGAACCAGCACCTGCACCTTTGGCTCCAGCTCCCGGGATGGCTGCAAGCGTGGTGGTcggatgaggaggagatgtggcGTCAGAGGCAGGTAAGGCAGACGGACGAGGGCTGGACGATGAGCCTCGAGTCTGAGCGACCCACTCAGCGGGGAGAGCCTTCGCCTCCATCGGGTGCAGAAGATCCGGCCGCTCCTGCTGAGGCCTGCTTTTGGGAGAGGTAGAGGCGGATCTCTTGAGCCTGTGAAGCTGCTCCAAGGTGTGGGGCTGGAGTGTGGTGGCGGGGCAGTAGTAGGTTTTATGAGCCAGGTAGTTCTCGATGCTGTTGAAGCTGATGCTGCAGGCGGTGCACTTGTGATAGTCTGTGAGAGGCAGGGCAgggaggatgctgctgctgctgctgtgccgTGGAACATCTCTCAGACGGGGCCTCTTGCTGAGGTCGATTGGGCCGTCTCCTTCGGGGCTGGAGCCGCCGGCCGCGCCGGGAGAAACTTCCTGCTTCACTGCCAAGCCCAGAACCGAGGGGGACGgggcagaggcagcagcagaagcagcagcagcggcggcggcagcagcagcattagctAAAGCCTCAGTTCTGGCCATGTGGATCTCGTACATCTTCTTCCGCTTACGTGTGCGAATGGGCTGGGGATGGAAGGCTGCTCCGGTGGTCGCCTTGGCCATGTGTACGGATCGGTGGTTGGTTGGGTCGTGGCGTGACGCGCAGTAGAAACGTTTGTGAACAGTGTAGTTCTCATGACGGCTGAAGCGGATGTTGCAGGCCACACAGAAGGTTCTGTTGGGATCATCTTCCAGGTCCTCGGCAGAACCGCTCGCTGGACTCTGGCTGCCTTCGCTTGCTCTTCCTCCTACGCCACCTCCTCCCACACTTGTAGCCCCGCCTTCCCCTTCAGAAGAAGACGATATTCCCTCTCTCACTGCAGGAGTCTCTATCTTCACCTCCACCACTCTCCTGGGTTCTGTCGCTCCAGCGGGAGAGTCAGAGTCCGCAGGAGAAGCCGAGGCAGCTCTACTTGCTGCTCCACCCTGAGGAGAGGCGGAGGAGCCATGTGCTCCACTGGAAGGCACCGAGGCTGAGGTGGCATCCCTCGTTAATCCAGGGCCTGAAGCCGAGGTGTCTCCTTCTGCCTGGCGCCTGCTGGAGCAGTAGAGCCTCTTATGTGCATAGaagttgttgatgttgttgaagGTGATGTCGCACTCAAAGCAGGTGGCTCCTTTGTGAGGTGGAGTGGCAGCGGTGGTGGATGCGGTCGAACCAGCAGGAAAAAACGCTGCTGGGTTGTTCTGAGGCGCCGTCTGTCCCTGTTTCAGACGACTGTGGACCATCTCTGACATTTTTGCCAGTATTTCCGAGGCCTGTGGCAAAATGGCCGCCTCGGGGTTAAACATGTACTGTGGCAAGAACATTGCTCCTCCGGGAAGAACCGACTCTGCACCTCCCACAGGGGCGGGGCTGGACCCAGGAGTGGGGCTGGTTGGTTCTGCCTTCACGGTGGTGGTGGCTGGACTCTTCGGAGAACCTGATGTCCGACTGGATGAGGTGGCGATGTTCCCCTTATTGTCCCTTGTTTTCCTTATTTCTTCTTGCTTCCCCTTCTCTccaccagcctcctcctcctcctcctctccatcctccgtGATCTCCATTGGTTGTATCTCTGAGTCTGAATGCGGCTCCTCCTTTATCTTCAGCTCAGTGGTTGCTGCATCAGGAGAACTGTAGTCCCGGGGAGTGGCTGAGCTGCCGTTAGCGCCCGGGCTGGACGAGTCCGGTTTAGGGACACAGGCGAGGGGCTCCCTCTCGTGAGGAGACAGCTGAGGGGCGTCGACTAACGATGGGGTGATTTGGCGAGGGGTGGGGCTCCTCTCGGCTGGGACCCTGACCTCCAGGTGGGTTCGGACATGCTGCTGAAGCTGGGCGGGAGAGTCCGAGTTGTGGCCGCACACCTGACACTTCAGCACCACACCAGAGTCTCCTGGACTGAGACCTGAGAAAGAAAGTCGAGGTTAGTAAACAGTAAAACTGAGCAGACACTGATATCGAACGCTATTTTAACTCACACTAACACGCTTTACCACACGGCCAGAACCCTGTAAGGTTCAATCATTGTAATATTTCCTCAATGCTAAAAGTAAATTATAACAGAACAtcagaagaaaaaggaagatgtacaatattttctctcctccagtgaagTTCGGTTTTCTTTTAGCCACTAACACAgataaaagatggacgacaagacagcgccccctagtggctgaacTCGATCGTTGAGAGTTCAGGTTCATAATCTggttctaaccctaacccacagTATTCTCCACAATGTTCCTGGTCCAGATGGAAGTTGTGAAAACGTCTTCTAGTGACACGATGGTGCGACTCACCAGTGGACAGGGGCAGCTTGGGAAGGCCCGGCCCCGGGGAGTAGACCTCGCTGCGGGACCCGGGCTGACACACCATGTGGCTGGTGACCAGGTGGCTGTACAGGATGTCCCTCGTGGTGGAGACAAAGCCGCAGCCGTGACACAAGCCGTTcagcgtgtctgtgtgcaccTTAAGGTGGCGCTCACAGTTTGCTTTGGTGGTGAAGGCTGAGAGGCAGATGAGACAGACGAAAGGACGTTCACCTGTGGGAGGACAGAGACGGACGATGAGTCAGAGGGACAGAAAAAGAATCTGGGGGATTAGACCTCAGTGATTTCACTTCTCTCACCgctgtgtgtgcgcatgtggaTCTCCAGGGAGCTGGCGCTGGGGCAGCTCTTGTTGCATTGTGAGAAGGGGCAGACCCGTTCGTTGGGGTACGAGTCCTTGGGTTTGTCCTGCGGCGGCGACGAGGCTGCGGCCGGCTGCTTCTGACGGCTGGCGCAGTAATACATGAGGTGAGCCTGCAGGTTCCTCTCACTGCGGTACCAGATCCCACAGTCCTTACACGGGAAAATGTCCTCTGATGGGGAcaagagcagaaacacaacaggtgaggtcgtcacattcacacaaacagataaactgGGCATTTAAATCTTATACTAACATTTACTGTGAaatagtttaacatttaataaaatgcaCATGTTTTGGTTTAACTAGCaacttgatgaaaaacattattaatcAGAATTAAGTGCTGATCTTAGTCTGTAGCTGGACACGTGTCTGTCATggttttcactcctgtctgcTTCTTTGTTAGCGAGATGATGCAAAAATGACTCAACTCATTACGAGGACACTTGGCTGAAGGACGACTACGGGTCAGGGAAGGACTTATTACATTTGAGTGTGAATTGGGATCAGGtgatggatccaggaattatttgttgcgttctttaatattgtgaaataGAATTTTGTGTAAATCAGCCATGTTGAcagaactgatatttattaaaTCGTGCAAATtggtgttaatgtgtttatatatcaaACAATTTATGTTCgtcacaaacacatccacaagCCACTGCtgtatccatggcaacaggcCACAAAGTCCACGTGAACAACAGTTTATCAAAGATCTTCTCATTAATATTATTTGAAGTGTAACCAGACGCAGGAATGTGTGAACATGTAACGTGATCATGTTTGCGTTGAAACGCAGGACGTGGCcgacaggaagcagcagaggcTTGTGGGAAAATACTCAAAGAGCTGCAGTGCCATCTTGTGGCCGAAGAAAACATTACAGCTTTCAGACAAGTGGTAAATTACAGTAGATCCCAGTGAAGAGCCGGCCCCAGTTTAAACTGCAGTGATCGGATGAAGAACAGCTGAGAAGAGGGTAAACTgctgtggatgtggatgtgtcatgttttaaaCTCTTCAGCTTTGACTCCACTGTAAAGAAAAGGGATCATTTGAAAATCCATCAAACTCTAATCGATAACAGAAACGACGTAAAAACACAGGatgtattttattgtacaaACAAGAAATTGATATATACTTTATTCTTCAGGGTTTTCATGCCTTATATACAATACTCACTATTAACAATGGCAGTAGCCAAGATGGCGGCCATGCCGGCTTGCTGTGGGAGGAGCTGAATCTCGGAGCGCAGCGCCGCCGGGTACATTGGCTCCTCCTTCACCACCGCTTGACTCTGGGTGATGAGGCCGAGCGGAGGAGAGGGCCGGgccaggggaggggaggagccGGGGGGAGGAGACAGGGACGCCAGGAGGCCTCCGCCCGCCACGAGCTCCCTGGTGACCTTACAGAACAACTCgccacctgaaaacacacaacacaactttGAGACTTTGAACCTGAACTTCCCCGTTTCATAGCAGCTGATACGAGTCTTTCACTGACTCTTTTTTAAAGagtggacaaaataatagaGACATTTGGACA comes from the Hippoglossus stenolepis isolate QCI-W04-F060 chromosome 5, HSTE1.2, whole genome shotgun sequence genome and includes:
- the zfpm1 gene encoding zinc finger protein ZFPM1, with protein sequence MSRRKQSKPRQIKRSLGDLDGGEENTLDSHSLSGEEGGVSDPDDSLEGDSSSPPSYTPLYNEEPKTQESRGGTNNEDEDGDERGRRHSAGEEEEEGEDEEEAPWRGPDDLEFSEEGGESRVVAGRDLHPDTTWGPYPGILQSKGSTDDEEAKKSKLMCEDPDCWISRVPLTSDPSAANCTIYSRGGELFCKVTRELVAGGGLLASLSPPPGSSPPLARPSPPLGLITQSQAVVKEEPMYPAALRSEIQLLPQQAGMAAILATAIVNKDIFPCKDCGIWYRSERNLQAHLMYYCASRQKQPAAASSPPQDKPKDSYPNERVCPFSQCNKSCPSASSLEIHMRTHSGERPFVCLICLSAFTTKANCERHLKVHTDTLNGLCHGCGFVSTTRDILYSHLVTSHMVCQPGSRSEVYSPGPGLPKLPLSTGLSPGDSGVVLKCQVCGHNSDSPAQLQQHVRTHLEVRVPAERSPTPRQITPSLVDAPQLSPHEREPLACVPKPDSSSPGANGSSATPRDYSSPDAATTELKIKEEPHSDSEIQPMEITEDGEEEEEEAGGEKGKQEEIRKTRDNKGNIATSSSRTSGSPKSPATTTVKAEPTSPTPGSSPAPVGGAESVLPGGAMFLPQYMFNPEAAILPQASEILAKMSEMVHSRLKQGQTAPQNNPAAFFPAGSTASTTAATPPHKGATCFECDITFNNINNFYAHKRLYCSSRRQAEGDTSASGPGLTRDATSASVPSSGAHGSSASPQGGAASRAASASPADSDSPAGATEPRRVVEVKIETPAVREGISSSSEGEGGATSVGGGGVGGRASEGSQSPASGSAEDLEDDPNRTFCVACNIRFSRHENYTVHKRFYCASRHDPTNHRSVHMAKATTGAAFHPQPIRTRKRKKMYEIHMARTEALANAAAAAAAAAASAAASAPSPSVLGLAVKQEVSPGAAGGSSPEGDGPIDLSKRPRLRDVPRHSSSSSILPALPLTDYHKCTACSISFNSIENYLAHKTYYCPATTLQPHTLEQLHRLKRSASTSPKSRPQQERPDLLHPMEAKALPAEWVAQTRGSSSSPRPSALPASDATSPPHPTTTLAAIPGAGAKGAGAGSPQVVCPYCPNRPIAGDLMEHFRTTHSLVATIQPPQEALPQPGSAVSRSPSLSPRDGAAATISTTPNSQSRLVSRVHRDSINGQARSATNSPVSPLVNSTPSPGGTSPSAGSPLPMSPPAPPSLTLSPVPEVLRETVGSSHLPDKANTTVISSHISSPQSAQIHGLKTTVISPVQNGNSRFCRLCNIKFSSLSTFIAHKKYYCSSHSAEHVK